In Eucalyptus grandis isolate ANBG69807.140 chromosome 4, ASM1654582v1, whole genome shotgun sequence, the following proteins share a genomic window:
- the LOC104440925 gene encoding uncharacterized protein At4g18490-like yields the protein MAESPKDTAVVNQKEDKSLLDAEFGKEFLTSWKSLSVAEDDAVDFSFDTVGKGKTKKFNFDKLDVDFNLDGDFDKFSSFKVDMPDLDFSRPSKKSPNKDRNEAESPDEGNSKKRFSFSFDFNELDGFNLDSPMTEGEQGGKKVTGSKGTSSQMNEHQGLKTRLPEAVPDSEVNAMIDNVQSSRCVGTPEIQVGTSVTSTSMPNPRMDWVPKPTACRNAITEQSSFERTNSGCSYESDQQDHSSDKTASREVHIQPGVDTNLSTIPELPRKDLSIVNSLNCTLGEEQSNREESEGEATYSHGNMQSEGSSVPHVPGTEGEANGSNKPFLDTLNATKADNEDAKPVTSLNDTACIIPSKVLHDSEMAVFSREPGQAHSNRFKRSEETTSQSSREPSTGRKLTQLSSKGLASLHLNETRLGDNAKDSQVGGKSLVGLNSLAREQTKRQPPLAECHISVRPTSPLGSLCKTSSLNELSKPIDKICVNPEVTNSSKESFKDSRVRNVDVKNSNSLNSAKRAFHLSSLRMMRAIRTREGQLGSNPTEEISSMRDSEQITAKRALPHCSKSTENGSLLKSSLKRKSYEGLDANLMPFSPLKQLSRSPSEKRSFRDSSKTVVTEQGSVANLMSFSPPEWPSEAPSEKRSFRESSKAVVTEQVCIHENTDQSKTDSLSGDHPKFQLKISPKARSTEIGSPSVMESDESVEKAEAYTKELEDICNMLKKKQEEAKELLVRSLVTNNNLLMLNHPIYEEQIRRVQKYASRLMSKEIHT from the exons ATGGCAGAATCACCTAAGGACACGGCAGTGGTGAATCAGAAAGAGGATAAATCATTACTAG ATGCTGAATTTGGAAAGGAGTTCCTGACCTCCTGGAAGTCGTTGTCTGTGGCAGAAGATGATGCAGTGGATTTTAGCTTTGATACAGTTGGCAAAggcaaaacaaagaaattcaaCTTTGATAAACT GGATGTTGATTTTAACCTGGATGGCGACTTTGACAAGTTTTCATCATTCAAAGTGGATATGCCAGATCTTGATTTCTCTCGTCCATCTAAGAAATCTCCAAACAAGGACAGAAATGAAGCAGAATCACCTGATGAAGGAAATTCcaagaaaagattttctttctcctttgatTTTAATGA GTTGGATGGCTTTAATCTTGATTCACCCATGACTGAGGGAGAACAAGGTGGGAAGAAGGTTACAGGAAGCAAAGGGACATCATCACAGATGAATGAGCACCAGGGCTTGAAAACTCGCCTTCCTGAGGCAGTTCCTGACTCTGAGGTTAATGCTATGATTGATAATGTTCAATCATCACGCTGTGTGGGTACACCAGAGATTCAAGTAGGAACTTCTGTAACTTCAACTTCTATGCCTAACCCAAGAATGGATTGGGTGCCAAAGCCCACAGCCTGTAGAAATGCAATTACAGAACAATCTTCTTTCGAAAGGACAAACAGTGGGTGTTCTTATGAATCTGATCAACAAGATCATTCATCAGACAAAACAGCGTCAAGAGAAGTACATATTCAGCCTGGGGTTGACACAAATTTAAGTACCATCCCAGAGCTTCCAAGAAAGGATTTGTCTATTGTCAACAGTTTAAATTGCACTTTGGGTGAAGAGCAGAGTAACAGGGAAGAATCAGAAGGGGAAGCCACATATTCTCATGGCAACATGCAGTCAGAAGGTTCAAGTGTGCCACATGTTCCAGGAACAGAAGGCGAGGCAAATGGAAGCAATAAACCTTTTCTTGATACATTGAATGCTACTAAGGCTGATAACGAAGACGCCAAGCCTGTGACAAGTCTTAATGATACAGCCTGTATTATCCCAAGTAAAGTACTGCATGATAGTGAAATGGCTGTTTTCAG TAGAGAGCCTGGACAAGCCCACTCGAATCGTTTCAAGAGATCAGAGGAAACTACAAGTCAGTCTTCTCGAGAACCATCAACTGGGAGAAAGCTTACTCAATTGAGCAGCAAAGGACTTGCTTCTTTACATCTAAATGAAACTAG GTTGGGAGATAATGCCAAGGATTCTCAAGTTGGGGGAAAGTCACTCGTTGGTCTAAATTCACTGGCAAGGGAGCAAACAAAAAGGCAACCTCCTCTGGCTGAATGCCATATCAGTGTGAGACCCACTTCTCCACTGGG TTCTCTATGCAAGACGAGCAGTTTAAATGAGTTGTCAAAACCAATTGATAAGATATGCGTGAATCCTGAAGTCACGAATTCCAGCAAGGAGTCTTTTAAGGATTCAAGGGTCAGAAATGTTGATGTGAAGAACAGTAACTCTCTTAATTCTGCCAAGAGGGCTTTTCATCTTTCTAGCTTGAGAATGATGAG GGCCATAAGAACCAGAGAAGGCCAACTTGGTTCTAATCCTACAGAGGAAATCAGTTCCATGAGGGACTCTGAGCAAATTACAGCTAAGCGAGCGTTACCTCATTGTAGCAAAAGCACCGAAAATGGATCACTTCTCAAGTCATCCTTAAAGCGGAAATCATATGAG GGATTAGACGCCAATTTAATGCCATTTAGTCCATTAAAACAGCTCTCTCGGTCTCCAAGTGAGAAAAG AAGTTTCAGAGATTCCTCCAAAACTGTTGTCACAGAACAG GGGTCAGTTGCCAATTTGATGTCATTTAGTCCACCGGAATGGCCCTCTGAAGCTCCCAGTGAAAAAAG AAGTTTCAGAGAATCCTCCAAAGCTGTTGTCACAGAACAG GTTTGCATTCATGAGAACACCGATCAAAGCAAAACGGACAGTCTGTCCGGTGACCATCCTAAATTTCAGCTTAAGATTTCTCCTAAGGCAAGGTCCACCGAAATTGGAAGTCCATCAGTCATGGAATCTGATGAAAGTGTTGAAAAGGCTGAAGCTTATACCAAGGAACTTGAAGAT ATCTGCAACATGCTAAAGAAGAAGCAGGAAGAAGCTAAAGAATTGCTTGTTCGATCACTTGTGACCAACAACAATCTGTTAATGCTTAATCATCCCATCTACGAAGAACAG ATCCGTAGGGTGCAAAAGTATGCATCACGGCTCATGTCCAAGGAGATTCACACTTGA